The following proteins are co-located in the Papaver somniferum cultivar HN1 unplaced genomic scaffold, ASM357369v1 unplaced-scaffold_128, whole genome shotgun sequence genome:
- the LOC113331937 gene encoding 14-3-3-like protein translates to MTSPREEFVYMAKLAEQAERYEEMVEFMEKVTTKVESEELSVEERNLLSVAYKNVIGARRASWRIISSIEQKEESRGNEENVLTIRDYRSKIETELSGICDGILKLLDTRLIPSASSGDSKVFYLKMKGDYHRYLAEFKTGTERKEAAESTLSAYKSAQDIATAELAPTHPIRLGLALNFSVFYYEILNSPDRACNLAKQAFDEAIAELDTLGEESYKDSTLIMQLLRDNLTLWTSDMQDDGADEIKEASKPEDDH, encoded by the exons ATGACGTCACCAAGAGAAGAATTCGTTTACATGGCGAAACTCGCCGAACAAGCCGAACGATATGAAGAAATGGTTGAATTTATGGAAAAAGTAACTACAAAAGTTGAATCAGAGGAACTTTCAGTTGAAGAGAGAAATTTATTGTCAGTTGCTTACAAAAATGTGATTGGTGCACGCAGAGCATCATGGAGAATTATTTCATCAATTGAACAGAAAGAAGAAAGCCGTGGTAACGAAGAGAATGTATTGACCATTCGTGATTACAGATCTAAGATTGAAACTGAACTTTCAGGCATCTGTGATGGGATTTTGAAGTTGCTTGATACTAGATTGATTCCGTCTGCATCTTCTGGTGATTCTAAAGTTTTTTATTTGAAAATGAAAGGTGATTATCATCGTTATTTGGCTGAGTTTAAAACTGGTACCGAAAGGAAAGAAGCTGCTGAAAGTACTCTTTCTGCTTATAAATCTGCTCAG GATATCGCAACTGCTGAACTTGCACCCACTCACCCAATCAGGCTGGGACTTGCTCTTAACTTCTCCGTCTTTTACTACGAGATCTTGAACTCTCCTGACCGTGCTTGTAATCTCGCCAAACAG GCATTTGATGAGGCTATCGCGGAGCTGGATACCCTTGGTGAAGAATCATACAAGGACAGCACTCTAATTATGCAGCTCCTTCGTGACAATCTTACTCTGTGGACCTCCGACATGCAG GATGATGGTGCAGATGAAATTAAAGAAGCATCCAAGCCTGAAGATGACCATTAA
- the LOC113331743 gene encoding VQ motif-containing protein 9-like translates to MEKSCHSSSTSGGDSITSSSTNNNNNNNRQNPSDHFLKHLNKISHKISKQPIVRKPPSPPPLDQHNNHHQNQNQNQTQSFQNQTQSFQNQNLHQQQQQQSQTHSQNQELQNQHNQQLQQQPPVYNINKSDFRDVVQKLTGSPAHHDRFSTPPPIQPPKPPSSRLHRIRPPPLQPPRPTSPLNNPAAFIPQPQPPLPNTNPNFNNNNNSNNPGSSSFGGRQVTPLSPLPPFPSVHGAAESPISAYMRYLQSTTPTLDAESRKFIGFSSVPPILSPKWNNQPNSFFQQQQQQFLLPSPNSMANSQFPMPNSPLGFGLLSPSLLFSPTSGQLGFPQFPPSPRLPLLSPRWRGV, encoded by the coding sequence ATGGAGAAAAGCTGTCACTCATCATCTACTTCTGGAGGAGATTCTATAACCAGTAGCAGcactaataataataacaataataatagacAGAACCCAAGTGATCATTTTCTCAAACATCTCAATAAAATCTCTCATAAGATATCCAAACAGCCAATCGTTAGAAAACCcccttctcctcctcctcttgATCAGCACAATAACcaccatcaaaatcaaaatcaaaatcaaactcagagttttcaaaatcaaactcagagttttcaaaatcaaaatcttcatcaacaacaacagcagcaaagtCAAACCCATAGTCAGAATCAAGAACTACAGAACCAACATAATCAGCAGTTACAGCAACAACCACCTGTTTATAATATAAACAAGAGTGATTTTAGAGATGTAGTACAGAAATTAACAGGTTCACCAGCACATCATGATAGAttctcaacaccaccaccaaTACAACCACCTAAACCACCAAGTTCTCGTCTTCATCGTATTCGTCCACCACCTTTACAACCACCTAGACCCACTTCTCCACTAAACAACCCCGCCGCTTTCATACCTCAACCACAACCTCCTCTTCCGaatacaaaccctaacttcaataacaacaacaacagcaacaacccaGGCAGTAGTAGCTTTGGAGGAAGACAAGTAACACCATTATCACCACTACCACCATTTCCATCTGTACATGGTGCAGCAGAATCACCAATCTCTGCTTACATGAGATACCTTCAAAGTACAACACCAACCCTAGATGCAGAATCAAGAAAGTTTATTGGGTTCTCTTCAGTTCCACCAATACTTTCACCTAAATGGAATAATCAACCAAACTCGTTTtttcaacagcaacagcagcagtttcTTCTTCCTTCGCCCAATTCAATGGCTAATTCGCAGTTTCCGATGCCTAATTCGCCTTTGGGATTCGGATTGCTATCTCCAAGTTTGCTTTTTTCGCCTACAAGTGGTCAATTAGGGTTTCCTCAGTTCCCTCCTTCACCAAGGTTGCCATTGCTGAGTCCAAGATGGAGAGGTGTTTAA